A window of Mycolicibacterium madagascariense genomic DNA:
TGCCCATCAGCGCGGTGCCCGCACCGCTCATGACGCCCTTGACGTCGGCGAAGTCGACGTTGATCAGGCCGGGCGTCGTGATGAGGTCGGTGATGCCCTGCACGCCGTTGAGCAGCACCTCGTCGGCGCTGCGGAACGCGTCCATGAGCGAGACGGCGGCGTCGCCCATCTGCAGCAGGCGGTCGTTGGGGATCACGATGAGCGTGTCGCAGCTCTCGCGCAGCGCCGCGATGCCCGACTCGGCCTGGTTGGACCGGCGCTTGCCCTCGAACGAGAAGGGCCGCGTGACGACCCCGACCGTCAGCGCGCCGAGCTTGCGGGCGATCGTCGCGACGACCGGGGCGCCGCCGGTGCCGGTGCCACCGCCCTCACCCGCGGTGACGAACACCATGTCGGCGCCGCGCAGCAGTTCCTCGATGTCGTCCTTGGCGTCCTCGGCGGCCTTGCGACCCACCTCCGGGTCGGCGCCGGCGCCTAGGCCACGGGTCGAATCGCGGCCGACGTCGAGCTTGACGTCGGCGTCGCTCATCAACAACGCCTGCGCGTCGGTGTTGATGGCGATGAACTCGACGCCCTTCAGGCCCTGTTCGATCATGCGGTTGACGGCGTTGACGCCGCCGCCACCGATGCCGACCACCTTTATGACAGCGAGATAGTTGTGCGGGGGTGTCATCGGTAGGTTCCTCCTGTGCAAACCCTCAACCTCAACCACAGGCTTAGAGTTATGTCAAGTAGTGTCGCGCAAAAAGAACGGTAGGGCGAGCGCGCGACGTATCGGCGCAGGCGCGCCGCGACACGCCGCGTGATTTTCCGCGGCGTTACTTGACGGTCGGCAGATCGGGACTGGACACGTCGTACGTCGTCCCCGGCTGAGTCAGCAGCGCACCGAGTTTGAGGGCCTTCTCGTCGGTGCGATCGGTGGTCCCCCAGATCACCTGCCGCCCGTCGACCAGCGTCAGCGTGATCGACGCGACCGACGGCGCCGCGATGCGGGCGACCTGACTGGCCACCTCCGGCCGCAGTGCGGTCAGCACCTGCAGCGCCGCAAGGGTGGGCAGGTCCGTCGGGCCCGGCGTGTCGACGTCCAGATACGGCAGCCCCGGCGGCGGCGGTGCCGTCGCGAAGTCGACGCCGTCGCGGTCGAACAGGTGCGGCCCGTCCGGATAGTCCTTGACCACCACGGGGATTCGCTCGACGATGGTGATCCGCAGCGTCGAGGGATACTCGCGTTGCACGCGGACGGTGGCCACCCGGCGGATGGCCGCGACGCGGTCGGCGACGGCGTCGGTGTCGATCTGCAGCAGCGGGGTGTTCGGTGCCACCGCGGCCGCCTGCTCCACCTCGTCCTGGGTCAGGGTGACCAGCCCGGTGATCTGCGTGACGCGCGCCGACATGATGGGCGTGAAGTACAGCAGCAGCCCCGCGCCGACCACCAGCACGCTCACCAGTGCCGACCACATCAGCGCCTTGAGGCCCCGAATGAGGCCGCGCGCAGGTGGTTTCGGCTCGTCGGAGGAACGGGCGGTGACCCGTCGCTTGGCCTCGCGCCTGGCGTTCTCGATTGCGATCGCCCGCTCCTGGGCCGCGCGGCGCTCCTCGCGTTCGCGCCTGGCCCTGCGCCGGGGACCCTCGAACTCACCCGTGCCGGCCTCGTCGGGCGCCTCGTCGAGCTGAGCGGCCGGGTCGGCCTCGGCCTCCTCGGTGGTGGGCGTGTCGGTCGGTTCGGTCACGACGGCCGCGCCCCGGGGACGTCGCGGCTCGCGCGCCGCTGCACGGCGGCCAGGATCTCGGCGCCGAGCAGGGTGACGTCCCCCGCCCCCATCGTCACCACGACGTCACCCGGCCGCGCCGAGGCCGCCACCAGGTCCGCGACCGCCGAGAAGTCGGGCACGTACCGCTTCGCCACGGTGACGTGCTCGGCGACGCTGGCCCCGCTGACGCCGGCGATGGGCTGCTCACGCGCGGCGTACACGTCGAGTACGAACACCTCGTCGGCGCGGCTGAGCGCCTGGCCGAACTCCGCGGCGAAGGTCTGCGTCCGCGAGTAGAGGTGCGGCTGGAACACCACGAGGGAGCGGCCGTGCCCGGCGACGTCCCGCAGCGC
This region includes:
- the ftsZ gene encoding cell division protein FtsZ, giving the protein MTPPHNYLAVIKVVGIGGGGVNAVNRMIEQGLKGVEFIAINTDAQALLMSDADVKLDVGRDSTRGLGAGADPEVGRKAAEDAKDDIEELLRGADMVFVTAGEGGGTGTGGAPVVATIARKLGALTVGVVTRPFSFEGKRRSNQAESGIAALRESCDTLIVIPNDRLLQMGDAAVSLMDAFRSADEVLLNGVQGITDLITTPGLINVDFADVKGVMSGAGTALMGIGSARGDGRALKAAETAINSPLLEASMEGAQGVLLSVAGGSDLGLFEINEAASLVQDAAHPEANIIFGTVIDDSLGDEVRVTVIAAGFDAAGPSRKPVVGSAAGGITPGRAGKVTSSAFESIDPASVPLHTNGATVSIGGGGDDDDDVDVPPFMRH
- a CDS encoding cell division protein FtsQ/DivIB gives rise to the protein MTEPTDTPTTEEAEADPAAQLDEAPDEAGTGEFEGPRRRARREREERRAAQERAIAIENARREAKRRVTARSSDEPKPPARGLIRGLKALMWSALVSVLVVGAGLLLYFTPIMSARVTQITGLVTLTQDEVEQAAAVAPNTPLLQIDTDAVADRVAAIRRVATVRVQREYPSTLRITIVERIPVVVKDYPDGPHLFDRDGVDFATAPPPPGLPYLDVDTPGPTDLPTLAALQVLTALRPEVASQVARIAAPSVASITLTLVDGRQVIWGTTDRTDEKALKLGALLTQPGTTYDVSSPDLPTVK